Proteins encoded by one window of Pseudomonas sp. LS44:
- a CDS encoding chemotaxis protein CheB — protein sequence MIEKAAGRIAVLADTSLQRHVLQQALAANGYEVVLNSDPARLDEDALEACCADLWLVDLAQSEDSPLVDSLLERFAAPVLFGEGHAPERHSENYPRWERRLVGKLKRLVGDPSQAVGPSLEALLADAQRPNRLELPKALAETPLVAGEPARQVWLLAASLGGPVAVKAFLDALPGGLPLGFIYAQHIDASFESALPQAVGRHSQWHVNSARTGDPVRCGEVVVVPIQNELAFADDGSMQVGARGWPEPYSPSIDQMMLNLAQHYGGQCGVIVFSGMGSDGSAAAAYVRRQGGVIWTQRADSCACPSMPDSLREGGYSVLSGDPRELAEALVNHLAGQCA from the coding sequence ATGATCGAGAAAGCGGCTGGACGGATTGCCGTGCTCGCCGACACCTCGCTGCAGCGCCATGTGCTGCAGCAGGCGTTGGCGGCCAACGGTTATGAAGTGGTCCTCAATAGCGACCCGGCGCGCCTCGATGAAGACGCGTTAGAGGCGTGCTGCGCCGATTTGTGGCTGGTCGATCTGGCGCAGTCGGAAGACTCCCCGCTGGTCGACAGCCTGCTCGAGCGCTTCGCCGCACCGGTGTTGTTCGGTGAGGGGCATGCGCCCGAGCGGCACTCGGAAAACTATCCGCGCTGGGAACGGCGGCTGGTCGGCAAGCTCAAGCGCCTGGTTGGCGACCCATCGCAAGCGGTAGGGCCAAGCCTTGAGGCCTTGCTCGCCGACGCGCAGCGCCCCAACCGTCTGGAGTTGCCCAAGGCACTTGCCGAAACCCCGCTGGTCGCCGGTGAACCGGCGCGTCAGGTATGGCTGTTGGCGGCATCGCTGGGCGGGCCGGTGGCGGTTAAGGCGTTTCTCGATGCGCTGCCCGGCGGCCTGCCGCTGGGCTTCATCTATGCCCAGCATATTGATGCCAGTTTCGAGAGCGCGCTGCCCCAAGCCGTCGGTCGCCACAGCCAGTGGCACGTCAATTCGGCGCGGACCGGCGACCCGGTGCGCTGCGGCGAGGTGGTGGTGGTGCCGATCCAGAACGAGCTGGCGTTTGCCGACGACGGCAGCATGCAAGTTGGCGCGCGGGGTTGGCCGGAACCCTATAGCCCGTCGATCGACCAGATGATGCTCAACCTGGCGCAACACTATGGTGGCCAGTGTGGGGTGATTGTCTTTAGCGGCATGGGCAGCGATGGTAGCGCCGCCGCCGCCTATGTACGCCGCCAGGGTGGAGTAATCTGGACCCAGCGTGCCGACAGCTGCGCCTGCCCAAGCATGCCGGACAGCTTGCGTGAGGGCGGTTACAGCGTCTTGAGCGGCGACCCGCGCGAGTTGGCCGAGGCGCTGGTGAACCATTTGGCCGGGCAGTGCGCCTGA
- a CDS encoding chemotaxis protein CheW: MNQAVTVPPNTVNSLNGLLLTLADRTLLLPNVAVAELIPYRAPQVSVGMPAWFVGQVAWRDLSLPLLSFEAASDGEAHIHSGVRVAVLNALGGRPQVKFIALLVQGIPRALKIDSSLARADAPLAPLELEAVTLGGEVVKVPDLVALEQLLADAGLI, translated from the coding sequence ATGAATCAAGCCGTTACCGTCCCTCCGAACACCGTCAACAGTCTCAACGGACTGCTGCTAACGCTGGCCGACCGCACCCTGCTGCTGCCCAACGTGGCGGTCGCCGAGCTGATTCCCTATCGCGCCCCGCAGGTCTCGGTGGGCATGCCGGCGTGGTTCGTCGGCCAGGTCGCCTGGCGTGACTTGAGTTTGCCGCTGTTGTCGTTCGAGGCGGCCTCCGATGGCGAGGCGCACATCCATTCCGGGGTGCGGGTGGCTGTGCTGAATGCCTTGGGCGGTCGTCCGCAGGTCAAGTTCATCGCCTTGTTAGTGCAGGGCATTCCCCGCGCGCTGAAAATCGATAGCAGTCTGGCCCGCGCCGATGCGCCTCTCGCGCCGTTGGAGTTGGAAGCTGTGACTCTGGGCGGCGAGGTGGTCAAGGTTCCCGATCTGGTGGCGCTGGAGCAGCTGCTCGCCGATGCCGGACTGATCTGA
- a CDS encoding 16S rRNA (uracil(1498)-N(3))-methyltransferase, whose amino-acid sequence MRLSRFFADLPLALGQHDLPEAQAHYIGRVLRMNAGDALQLFDGSGQEFLGELLEVGKKNVRVELREQFAGQPESPLHIHLGQGLSRGERMDWAIQKACELGANEITPIVSERCEVRLKDERADKRLAHWRQVAISACEQCGRSVLPVIRPPLPLGEWLAQTQADLKLVLHPVAEPLLSHAQPHSLAFLIGPEGGLSDAEVEQAKQADFHAARLGPRVLRTETAPVVALSVAQQLWGDF is encoded by the coding sequence ATGCGCCTGTCCCGTTTCTTTGCCGACCTCCCCCTCGCCCTCGGCCAGCACGACCTGCCGGAGGCGCAAGCCCATTACATCGGGCGCGTGCTGCGCATGAACGCGGGCGATGCACTGCAGCTATTCGATGGCAGCGGCCAGGAGTTCCTCGGCGAATTGCTCGAGGTCGGCAAGAAAAACGTGCGGGTCGAACTGCGTGAGCAATTCGCCGGGCAGCCCGAATCACCGCTGCATATCCATCTCGGCCAAGGCTTGTCGCGGGGCGAGCGGATGGATTGGGCGATCCAGAAAGCCTGCGAACTGGGCGCCAACGAGATCACCCCGATCGTCAGTGAGCGCTGCGAAGTGCGCCTGAAGGATGAGCGCGCCGACAAGCGCCTGGCCCATTGGCGGCAAGTGGCGATCAGCGCCTGCGAGCAATGTGGCCGCTCGGTACTGCCGGTGATTCGCCCGCCACTGCCTCTCGGCGAGTGGCTGGCGCAGACCCAGGCCGACCTGAAACTGGTCCTGCATCCGGTCGCCGAGCCACTGCTCAGCCACGCCCAGCCGCACAGTCTGGCGTTTCTGATCGGTCCGGAAGGTGGGTTGTCGGATGCGGAAGTCGAGCAGGCCAAGCAGGCCGATTTTCACGCCGCCCGCCTCGGCCCGCGGGTGCTGCGGACCGAGACTGCGCCGGTGGTAGCGCTGAGCGTCGCACAGCAATTGTGGGGCGATTTTTAA
- a CDS encoding adenosylmethionine--8-amino-7-oxononanoate transaminase yields MSLNDQWMQRDLAVLWHPCTQMKDHERLPLIPIKRGEGVWLEDFDGKRYLDAVSSWWVNVFGHANPRIGGRIKAQLDQLEHVMLAGFSHPPVIELSERLVQLTPAGLERVFYADNGSSGIEVALKMSFHYWRNCGQDGKKRFITLTNSYHGETVAAMSVGDVALFTETYKPLLLDTLKVQSPDCYYRPDGMGWEEHSRNMFAHMEQCLAEHHQQVAAVIVEPLIQGAGGMRMYHPIYLKLLREACDRYGVHLIHDEIAVGFGRTGTMFACEQAGITPDFLCLSKALTGGYLPMAAVLTTDRIYQAFYDDYDTLRAFLHSHTYTGNPLACVAALATLDIFAEDNVIEANKALAAKMASATAHLAEHPHVAEVRQTGMALAIEMVQDKASKTAYPWQERRGLAVYQHALQRGALLRPLGSVVYLLPPYVISEEQIDFLASVASEGIDLATSQSVSVAVSASAPADFRDPG; encoded by the coding sequence ATGAGCCTGAACGATCAGTGGATGCAGCGCGACCTCGCGGTGCTCTGGCACCCCTGCACGCAGATGAAAGATCACGAGCGCCTGCCGCTGATCCCGATCAAGCGCGGTGAAGGCGTGTGGCTGGAGGACTTCGACGGCAAGCGCTATCTGGATGCGGTCAGCTCCTGGTGGGTCAACGTGTTCGGCCACGCCAACCCACGCATCGGCGGGCGCATCAAGGCGCAGCTCGACCAGCTCGAGCATGTGATGCTCGCCGGCTTCAGCCATCCACCAGTGATCGAGCTGTCCGAGCGCCTGGTGCAGCTCACTCCGGCCGGCTTGGAGCGGGTGTTCTATGCCGACAACGGCTCCTCGGGCATCGAGGTGGCGCTGAAGATGAGTTTTCACTACTGGCGCAACTGCGGCCAGGACGGCAAGAAACGCTTCATCACCCTGACCAACAGCTACCACGGCGAGACGGTGGCGGCGATGTCGGTGGGCGATGTGGCGCTGTTCACCGAAACCTACAAACCGCTGCTGCTCGATACCCTCAAGGTGCAGAGCCCGGACTGCTATTACCGGCCGGACGGGATGGGCTGGGAAGAGCATTCGCGGAACATGTTCGCGCACATGGAGCAGTGTCTGGCCGAGCATCATCAGCAGGTCGCCGCGGTAATCGTCGAACCGCTGATCCAGGGCGCCGGCGGCATGCGCATGTATCACCCGATCTACCTCAAGCTGCTGCGCGAGGCCTGCGACCGCTACGGCGTGCACCTGATCCACGACGAGATCGCCGTTGGCTTCGGGCGCACCGGGACGATGTTCGCCTGCGAGCAGGCCGGCATCACGCCGGACTTCCTGTGCCTGTCCAAAGCGCTGACCGGTGGCTACCTGCCGATGGCCGCGGTGCTCACCACCGACCGCATCTATCAAGCCTTCTACGACGATTACGACACCCTGCGCGCCTTCCTCCACTCGCACACCTACACCGGCAACCCGCTGGCATGCGTGGCGGCGCTGGCGACCCTGGATATCTTCGCCGAGGACAACGTGATCGAAGCCAACAAGGCGCTGGCTGCGAAGATGGCCAGTGCCACCGCGCATCTGGCCGAGCATCCGCATGTCGCCGAAGTACGCCAGACCGGCATGGCCCTGGCCATCGAGATGGTGCAGGACAAGGCGAGCAAGACCGCCTACCCGTGGCAGGAGCGCCGCGGCCTGGCGGTGTACCAGCACGCCTTGCAGCGCGGCGCGCTGCTGCGGCCGCTGGGCAGCGTGGTGTATTTGCTGCCGCCGTATGTGATCAGCGAAGAGCAGATCGACTTCCTCGCCAGCGTGGCCAGCGAAGGCATCGACCTGGCCACCAGCCAGTCGGTCAGCGTCGCGGTGAGCGCCAGTGCGCCGGCCGATTTTCGCGATCCCGGCTGA
- a CDS encoding cytochrome b: MQWRNSSARYGLVSILLHWGVALAVFGLFALGWWMVGLDYYSAWRQTAPSLHKSIGLILLAVMLLRLVWRFISPSPPLLDSYGRLTRVSAKAGHGLLYLGLFAVMISGYLISTADGRGISVFGLLEVPALITGIPDQEDVAGAVHEYLAWGLVIFSGLHALAALKHHFIDRDATLARMLGRAR, encoded by the coding sequence ATGCAGTGGCGCAATTCTTCGGCCCGTTACGGTCTGGTCAGCATCCTGTTGCACTGGGGCGTGGCGCTGGCGGTCTTCGGTCTGTTCGCGCTGGGCTGGTGGATGGTCGGGCTGGATTACTACAGCGCCTGGCGGCAAACCGCTCCGTCCCTGCATAAATCGATCGGCCTGATCCTGCTCGCTGTCATGCTGCTGCGCCTCGTCTGGCGCTTCATCAGCCCGTCGCCGCCATTGTTGGACAGCTACGGGCGGCTGACCCGCGTCAGCGCCAAAGCCGGCCATGGCCTGCTGTATCTCGGTCTGTTCGCGGTGATGATTTCCGGCTACCTGATCTCCACCGCCGATGGCCGCGGGATTAGCGTGTTCGGCCTGCTCGAAGTCCCGGCATTGATTACCGGGATTCCTGATCAGGAAGACGTAGCCGGCGCGGTGCACGAATACCTGGCCTGGGGCCTGGTGATCTTCTCTGGATTGCACGCCCTGGCGGCCCTGAAACACCACTTTATCGACCGTGACGCCACCCTGGCACGCATGCTGGGGCGCGCACGCTAA
- a CDS encoding YceI family protein: MLKKTLAVLVLGGALLGAGQAMAADYVIDKEGQHAFVNFKISHLGYSWLYGTFKDFDGSFSFDDKQPEASKVKVSLKTASVDTNHAERDKHIRSGDFLNVGKNPTATFESTSVKSTGSGTADITGNLTLNGVTKPVVIAAKFIGEGKDPWGGYRAGFEGTTTLKLKDFDILKDLGPTAQEVQLIISFEGVRQ; encoded by the coding sequence ATGCTCAAGAAAACTCTCGCGGTTCTGGTTCTCGGTGGCGCGCTGCTCGGCGCCGGTCAGGCGATGGCGGCCGACTATGTGATCGACAAGGAAGGCCAACATGCCTTCGTCAACTTCAAGATCAGCCACCTCGGTTACAGCTGGCTGTATGGCACCTTCAAGGACTTCGACGGCAGCTTCAGTTTCGATGACAAGCAACCCGAAGCCAGCAAGGTCAAGGTGAGCCTGAAAACCGCCAGCGTCGACACCAACCATGCCGAGCGCGACAAGCACATCCGTAGCGGCGATTTCCTCAATGTCGGCAAGAATCCGACGGCCACGTTCGAGTCCACCTCGGTCAAATCCACTGGCAGCGGGACTGCCGACATCACCGGCAACCTGACCCTCAACGGGGTGACCAAGCCGGTGGTGATCGCCGCCAAGTTCATCGGCGAAGGCAAGGACCCGTGGGGCGGCTACCGTGCCGGCTTCGAAGGCACCACCACGTTGAAGCTGAAGGATTTTGACATCCTGAAAGACCTCGGCCCGACTGCCCAGGAAGTCCAGCTGATCATCTCGTTTGAAGGCGTACGCCAGTAA
- a CDS encoding DEAD/DEAH box helicase, whose amino-acid sequence MSFASLGLSEALVGAVHAAGYTQPTPVQQRAIPAVLQGRDLMVAAQTGTGKTGGFALPILERLFPAGHPDKPHRHGPRQPRVLVLTPTRELAAQVHDSFKVYARDLPLVSTCVFGGVGMNPQVQALAKGVDILVACPGRLLDLAGQGSVDLSHVEILVLDEADRMLDMGFIHDVKKVLARLPSKRQNLLFSATFSRDITELAGKLLHNPEKIEVTPPNTTVERIEQRVFRLAASHKRALLAHLITKGAWEQVLVFTRTKHGANRLAEYLDKHGLPAMAIHGNKSQNARTKALADFKANQVRILVATDIAARGLDIDQLPHVVNFELPNIEEDYVHRIGRTGRAGRSGEAISLVAPDEEKLLKGIERMTKQKIADGDLMGFDASSVEAEKPEVRAPREPRPPRGGGEQKKPRGNAGEHQGGRKDKGKDRGRQKPTAHAKPNQPQAQQASAQAIPSLPANRDPEEFLDDEIDNFGNRADYVPVQPKPQGRHSNPRRGGGGGGGQGQTQGQGAGQGRGQGKPQGQRPAGSGQAGQGAQGANKPGRSGQRPQGQGRSGQGRGMGGGRRDDAPRERQEPAVQDPRSNSKQPLIIRKGERLPTAEQLDQLDNRPRGEKPALLTRNREA is encoded by the coding sequence ATGTCCTTTGCCTCCCTCGGTCTCTCCGAGGCTTTGGTCGGTGCCGTGCACGCAGCCGGCTACACCCAACCTACACCCGTGCAACAGCGGGCTATTCCCGCCGTGTTGCAAGGCCGCGATCTGATGGTCGCCGCGCAAACCGGTACGGGTAAGACCGGCGGCTTCGCCCTGCCGATCCTCGAACGCCTGTTCCCCGCCGGTCATCCGGACAAACCCCACCGTCATGGCCCGCGCCAACCGCGCGTGCTGGTCCTGACCCCAACCCGCGAGCTCGCCGCCCAGGTGCATGACAGCTTCAAGGTCTACGCCCGCGACCTGCCGCTGGTCAGCACCTGCGTCTTTGGTGGCGTCGGCATGAACCCGCAGGTGCAAGCCCTGGCCAAAGGCGTCGACATTCTCGTCGCCTGCCCCGGCCGCCTGCTCGATCTCGCCGGCCAAGGCAGCGTCGACCTCTCCCACGTGGAGATTCTGGTCCTCGATGAAGCCGACCGCATGCTCGACATGGGCTTTATCCATGACGTCAAAAAGGTCCTTGCCCGCCTGCCGAGTAAGCGCCAGAACCTGCTGTTCTCGGCGACCTTCTCGCGCGACATCACCGAGCTGGCCGGCAAACTGCTGCACAACCCGGAAAAAATCGAAGTCACTCCGCCGAACACCACGGTCGAGCGCATCGAACAACGGGTGTTCCGCCTGGCCGCCAGCCACAAGCGTGCCCTGCTCGCCCACCTGATCACCAAGGGCGCCTGGGAACAAGTGCTGGTGTTCACCCGCACCAAGCATGGCGCTAACCGTCTGGCCGAGTACCTCGACAAGCACGGTCTGCCGGCCATGGCGATTCACGGCAACAAGAGCCAGAACGCGCGCACCAAGGCGCTGGCCGACTTCAAGGCCAACCAGGTGCGCATCCTGGTCGCCACCGATATCGCAGCGCGCGGTCTGGATATCGATCAGCTGCCGCATGTGGTCAACTTCGAATTGCCGAATATCGAGGAAGATTACGTCCACCGTATCGGTCGTACCGGCCGCGCCGGACGCAGCGGTGAAGCGATCTCGCTGGTCGCGCCGGACGAAGAAAAACTGCTCAAGGGCATCGAGCGGATGACCAAGCAGAAGATTGCCGATGGCGATCTGATGGGCTTCGATGCCAGCAGCGTCGAAGCGGAAAAGCCCGAAGTCCGTGCCCCGCGCGAACCACGTCCACCACGCGGCGGCGGCGAGCAGAAGAAACCCCGTGGCAACGCTGGCGAACATCAAGGCGGGCGCAAGGATAAAGGCAAGGATCGCGGCCGGCAGAAGCCCACCGCGCACGCCAAGCCCAACCAACCGCAGGCCCAGCAAGCGTCGGCGCAAGCTATTCCATCGTTGCCAGCCAATCGCGACCCGGAAGAGTTCCTCGACGACGAGATCGACAACTTCGGTAACCGCGCCGACTACGTCCCGGTGCAGCCCAAGCCGCAAGGCCGCCACAGCAATCCGCGTCGCGGTGGTGGTGGTGGTGGCGGCCAAGGCCAGACGCAAGGACAAGGCGCCGGTCAGGGCCGTGGCCAAGGCAAACCGCAGGGCCAGCGCCCGGCGGGTAGCGGTCAAGCCGGACAAGGCGCTCAGGGCGCCAACAAGCCAGGCCGCTCCGGCCAACGTCCGCAGGGCCAAGGTCGTAGCGGCCAGGGTCGTGGCATGGGTGGCGGGCGTCGCGACGATGCGCCGCGCGAGCGTCAAGAGCCGGCCGTGCAGGATCCACGCAGCAACAGCAAGCAGCCGCTGATTATCCGTAAGGGCGAGCGCCTGCCGACTGCCGAGCAACTCGATCAGCTGGACAATCGTCCACGTGGCGAGAAGCCGGCGCTGCTGACGCGCAACCGCGAAGCCTGA
- the ppnN gene encoding nucleotide 5'-monophosphate nucleosidase PpnN: MATRLKINASVSPKGSLETLSQREVQQLRETGSGSVYRLFRQCALAILNTGSHSDNAKTILEAYPDFEVRIHQQDRGIRLELLNAPADAFVDGEMIASTREMLFSALRDIVYTQSELESKRIDLDSSQGITDYVFHLLRNARNLRSGVEPKMVVCWGGHSISTEEYKYTKRVGHELGLRKLDICTGCGPGVMKGPMKGATISHAKQRILNGRYLGLTEPGIIAAEAPNPIVNELVILPDIEKRLEAFVRVGHGIIIFPGGAGTAEEFLYLLGILTHPDNRDLPFPVILTGPKSAGPYLQQLNNFIGATLGEEAQQRYTIIVNDPAEVARQMAQGIKEVTQFRRERNDAFHFNWLLKIDENFQRPFEPTHANMASLRLKRDLPLHELAANLRRAFSGIVAGNVKENGIRLIEQHGPYELTGDQALMQPLDRLLQSFVEQHRMKLPGGSTYVPCYRVLS, from the coding sequence ATGGCCACGCGCCTCAAGATCAACGCCTCGGTCAGCCCCAAGGGCAGCCTGGAAACCCTCTCTCAGCGCGAAGTACAACAGCTCCGCGAAACCGGCTCCGGCAGCGTCTACCGACTGTTCCGCCAATGCGCGCTGGCGATCCTCAACACCGGTTCGCACAGCGACAACGCCAAGACCATCCTCGAGGCGTATCCGGATTTCGAGGTGCGCATTCATCAGCAGGACCGCGGCATCCGCCTGGAGCTGCTGAACGCGCCGGCCGACGCCTTCGTCGATGGCGAGATGATCGCCAGTACCCGCGAAATGCTGTTCAGCGCGCTGCGCGACATCGTCTACACGCAGAGCGAACTGGAGAGCAAACGCATCGACCTGGACAGCTCGCAAGGCATCACCGACTACGTTTTCCACCTGCTGCGCAACGCCCGCAACCTGCGCAGCGGCGTCGAACCGAAGATGGTGGTGTGCTGGGGTGGCCACTCGATCAGCACCGAGGAATACAAGTACACCAAGCGCGTCGGCCATGAACTGGGCCTGCGCAAGCTGGACATCTGCACCGGCTGCGGCCCCGGCGTGATGAAGGGGCCGATGAAGGGCGCGACCATTTCCCACGCCAAGCAGCGCATCCTCAACGGTCGTTATCTGGGCCTGACCGAGCCGGGCATCATCGCCGCCGAAGCGCCCAATCCGATCGTCAACGAACTGGTGATCCTGCCGGACATCGAGAAACGCTTGGAAGCCTTCGTGCGCGTCGGCCACGGCATCATCATCTTCCCCGGCGGCGCCGGTACCGCGGAGGAGTTCCTCTATCTGCTCGGCATCCTCACCCACCCAGACAACCGCGACTTACCGTTCCCGGTGATCCTCACCGGGCCGAAGAGCGCCGGGCCGTATCTGCAGCAACTCAACAACTTCATTGGCGCGACCCTCGGCGAAGAGGCGCAGCAGCGCTACACCATCATCGTCAACGATCCGGCCGAAGTAGCGCGACAGATGGCCCAAGGTATCAAGGAGGTCACCCAGTTCCGCCGCGAACGCAACGACGCCTTCCACTTCAACTGGTTGCTGAAGATCGACGAGAATTTCCAGCGCCCGTTCGAGCCGACGCACGCCAACATGGCCAGCCTGCGCCTCAAGCGCGACCTGCCCTTGCACGAACTGGCGGCCAACCTGCGCCGCGCGTTTTCCGGCATTGTCGCCGGCAACGTCAAGGAAAACGGCATCCGCCTGATCGAGCAGCACGGCCCCTATGAGCTCACCGGCGACCAGGCGCTCATGCAGCCGCTGGATCGCTTGCTGCAATCCTTCGTCGAGCAGCACCGCATGAAGCTTCCCGGCGGCAGCACCTATGTGCCGTGCTACCGAGTATTGAGCTGA
- the metF gene encoding methylenetetrahydrofolate reductase [NAD(P)H], with protein sequence MSQERRYSFEFFPAKTEAGHEKLIATARQLAGYNPDFFSCTYGAGGSTREGTLRTVLQLNGDVGVATAPHLSCVGDSKDDLRDLLNQYREAGIQRIVALRGDLPSGMGMASGELRYANELVEFIRAETGDHFHIEIAAYPEMHPQAHSFESDLDNFVRKAQAGADSAITQYFFNADSYFYFVDRVQRLGVDMPVVPGIMPITNYSKLARFSDACGAEIPRWIRKQLEAYGDDIASIQAYGEQVISEMCERLLAGGAPGLHFYTLNQAEPSLAIWNNLKLPR encoded by the coding sequence ATGAGCCAAGAACGCCGCTACAGCTTCGAATTCTTCCCGGCGAAGACCGAAGCGGGCCATGAAAAGCTGATCGCCACCGCGCGCCAGCTGGCCGGCTACAACCCGGATTTCTTCTCCTGCACTTATGGCGCCGGCGGTTCGACCCGCGAAGGCACCCTGCGTACAGTGCTGCAGCTGAACGGCGACGTCGGCGTGGCGACCGCGCCGCACCTGTCCTGCGTGGGTGACAGCAAGGACGATCTGCGCGACCTGCTGAACCAATACCGCGAAGCCGGGATCCAGCGCATCGTCGCCCTGCGCGGCGACTTGCCGTCGGGCATGGGTATGGCCAGCGGCGAGCTGCGCTACGCCAACGAGCTGGTCGAATTCATCCGCGCTGAGACCGGTGATCACTTCCATATCGAAATCGCCGCCTACCCGGAAATGCACCCGCAGGCGCATAGCTTCGAGAGCGATCTGGACAACTTCGTGCGCAAGGCCCAGGCCGGCGCCGACAGTGCGATCACCCAGTACTTCTTCAACGCCGACAGCTACTTCTACTTCGTCGATCGGGTGCAGAGGCTCGGCGTGGACATGCCGGTGGTGCCGGGGATCATGCCGATTACCAACTACAGCAAGCTGGCGCGCTTCTCCGACGCCTGCGGCGCGGAGATCCCACGCTGGATCCGCAAGCAGCTGGAAGCCTACGGCGACGACATCGCCAGCATCCAGGCCTACGGCGAGCAAGTAATCAGCGAAATGTGCGAACGCCTGCTGGCCGGCGGCGCACCGGGGCTGCACTTTTACACACTGAACCAGGCCGAACCGAGCCTGGCGATCTGGAACAATCTCAAGCTGCCGCGCTGA
- the ahcY gene encoding adenosylhomocysteinase, giving the protein MSAVQTPAGFTDFKVADISLAAWGRRELIIAESEMPALMGLRSKYAGEQPLKGAKIIGCIHMTIQTGVLIETLIALGAEVRWSSCNIFSTQDQAAAAVAAAGIPVFAWKGETEEEYEWCIEQTILKDGQPWDANMILDDGGDLTQIIHERYPAMLDKIHGVTEETTTGVHRLLDMLKAGTLKIPAVNVNDSVTKSKNDNKYGCRHSLNDAIKRGVDHLLSGKQALVIGYGDVGKGSAQSLRQEGMIVKVSEIDPICAMQACMDGFEVASPYLNGLNDGTEASIDKALLGKIDLIVTTTGNVNVCDANMLKALKKRAVVCNIGHFDNEIDTAFMRKNWAWEEVKPQVHKIHRTGAGSFDARNDDYLILLAEGRLVNLGNATGHPSRIMDGSFANQVLAQIFLFEQKFANLSAADKAARLTVEVLPKKLDEEVALEMVRGFGGVVTQLTSKQAEYIGVTVEGPFKPDAYRY; this is encoded by the coding sequence ATGAGCGCTGTACAGACGCCTGCCGGTTTCACTGACTTCAAAGTCGCCGACATTTCCCTGGCCGCCTGGGGCCGCCGCGAACTGATCATTGCCGAATCGGAAATGCCTGCCCTGATGGGCCTGCGCAGCAAGTACGCCGGCGAACAACCGCTGAAGGGCGCGAAGATCATCGGCTGCATCCACATGACCATTCAGACCGGCGTGTTGATCGAGACCCTGATCGCCCTCGGTGCCGAAGTGCGCTGGTCGTCCTGCAACATCTTCTCGACCCAGGACCAGGCCGCTGCCGCCGTCGCCGCCGCCGGCATCCCGGTATTCGCTTGGAAAGGCGAGACCGAAGAAGAGTACGAGTGGTGCATTGAGCAGACCATCCTGAAAGATGGCCAGCCGTGGGATGCCAACATGATCCTCGACGACGGCGGCGACCTGACCCAGATCATCCACGAGCGCTACCCGGCCATGCTGGACAAGATCCACGGCGTGACCGAGGAAACCACCACCGGCGTACACCGCCTGCTCGACATGCTCAAAGCCGGCACCCTGAAAATTCCGGCGGTCAACGTCAACGACTCGGTGACCAAGAGCAAGAACGACAATAAGTACGGCTGCCGTCACAGCCTCAACGACGCCATCAAGCGCGGCGTCGACCACCTGCTGTCGGGCAAGCAGGCCCTGGTGATCGGCTACGGCGACGTGGGCAAGGGCTCCGCGCAGTCGCTGCGTCAGGAAGGCATGATCGTCAAGGTTTCTGAGATCGACCCGATCTGCGCCATGCAGGCCTGCATGGACGGTTTCGAAGTGGCCTCGCCGTACCTCAACGGCCTCAATGACGGCACCGAAGCCAGCATCGACAAGGCTCTGCTGGGCAAGATCGACCTGATCGTCACCACCACCGGTAACGTCAACGTCTGCGACGCCAACATGCTCAAGGCCCTGAAGAAGCGCGCCGTGGTGTGCAACATCGGTCACTTCGACAACGAGATCGACACCGCCTTCATGCGCAAGAACTGGGCCTGGGAAGAGGTCAAACCGCAGGTGCATAAGATCCATCGCACCGGCGCCGGCAGCTTCGACGCGCGTAACGACGACTACCTGATCCTGCTGGCCGAAGGCCGCCTGGTAAACCTGGGCAACGCCACCGGCCACCCGAGCCGGATCATGGACGGCTCGTTCGCCAACCAGGTTCTCGCCCAGATCTTCCTGTTCGAGCAGAAGTTCGCCAACCTGTCGGCCGCCGACAAGGCTGCGCGTCTGACTGTGGAAGTGCTGCCGAAGAAACTCGACGAAGAAGTCGCCCTGGAAATGGTTCGCGGCTTCGGTGGCGTGGTCACCCAGCTGACCAGCAAACAGGCCGAGTACATCGGCGTGACCGTGGAAGGCCCGTTCAAGCCGGACGCCTACCGCTACTAA
- a CDS encoding hotdog domain-containing protein, whose amino-acid sequence MNFHTRKWVKPEDLNPNGTLFGGSLLKWIDEEAAIYAIVQLGNQKVVTKFISEINFVSSARQGDIIELGITATEFGRTSLTLTCEVRNKITRKSILTVDKLVFVNLGPDDLPAPHGKTEITYIKDQFKD is encoded by the coding sequence ATGAATTTCCATACCCGCAAGTGGGTCAAGCCCGAAGACCTCAATCCCAACGGCACGCTGTTCGGCGGTAGCCTGCTGAAATGGATCGACGAGGAGGCGGCGATCTACGCCATCGTCCAACTCGGCAATCAGAAGGTGGTGACCAAGTTCATCTCGGAGATCAACTTCGTCAGCTCGGCGCGCCAGGGCGACATCATCGAGCTGGGCATCACCGCCACCGAGTTTGGCCGCACGTCGCTGACCCTGACCTGCGAGGTGCGCAACAAGATCACCCGCAAGAGCATCCTCACGGTCGACAAGCTGGTGTTCGTCAACCTCGGCCCGGACGACCTGCCGGCACCGCATGGTAAGACCGAGATCACCTACATCAAGGATCAGTTCAAGGACTGA